The Henckelia pumila isolate YLH828 chromosome 2, ASM3356847v2, whole genome shotgun sequence genome includes a window with the following:
- the LOC140884127 gene encoding trihelix transcription factor PTL, with product MEDHYDLRHFISDRPFFPPPPPPPPPPPEFLPAHRTSLTPSQHYDTLVVQRGMHHHFPSDSTNTTTTDACFGRFEIELTGVQIGGGAAAAESAAAVAVTGGGDGCSARWPRQETLTLLEIRSRLDPKFKEANQKGPLWDEVSRIMFEEHGYQRSGKKCREKFENLYKYYKKTKDGKTGRQDGKHYRFFRQLEALYGENNNNSAASVSETHFNGASFQYNFPNKNTLSAYNQESCPGLKLSETTSLSLSNSSDSDTDLSDDTGVNVGAVTRNINDNDYDDDHTPTKKKKKKKRKGKNSWRAKIKDFIDSKMKKLMDKQEAWMEKMLRTIEHKEQERMTREEEWREQDAARIEREHKFWASERAWMEARDATLMNALQKLAGKELRASPHDHHQDFAGRSENQNDNSSETRTNSAKRNDVWPEPEITRLIHLRSGMEVKFRQSGIGEEVLWDEISHKMACFGHDRSGLMCRNKWDGVNNYVMNKKRKENSRICGYNINYQNNESICNQTGGAYSDTSEQGIDNPAVILHGNGNSPYNNNNNNGGNIAASDSCFRYFMGDGYGRIMD from the exons ATGGAGGATCATTACGATTTGCGCCACTTCATCAGCGACAGGCCTTTCTTTCCTCCTCCacctccgccgccgccgccgcctccGGAGTTTCTTCCCGCCCACAGGACTTCTTTGACCCCTTCACAACATTATGACACCCTCGTGGTTCAGAGAGGGATGCATCACCACTTCCCTTCTGATTCCACCAACACTACTACTACTGATGCTTGCTTCGGCAGGTTCGAGATCGAGCTCACTGGCGTGCAGATTGGCGGCGGGGCGGCGGCGGCTGAATCAGCTGCGGCGGTGGCGGTGACAGGAGGAGGAGATGGTTGTTCGGCGAGGTGGCCGAGACAAGAGACCCTCACTCTTCTTGAGATCAGATCGCGGCTTGATCCTAAGTTCAAGGAGGCGAATCAAAAGGGTCCGTTGTGGGACGAGGTTTCcag gATAATGTTTGAAGAACATGGATATCAGAGGAGTGGCAAGAAATGCAGAGAGAAGTTCGAGAATTTGTACAAGTATTACAAAAAGACAAAAGATGGCAAAACTGGAAGGCAAGATGGGAAGCATTACAGGTTCTTTAGGCAACTTGAAGCTCTCTATGGAGAGAATAACAACAACTCAGCTGCTTCAGTATCAGAAACCCATTTCAATGGTGCAAGTTTTCAATACAATTTTCCAAATAAGAACACTCTTTCAGCTTATAATCAAGAATCTTGTCCGGGTTTGAAGCTATCAGAAACCACAAGCCTCAGTCTCTCGAATTCTTCTGATTCTGATACAGATTTATCAGATGATACTGGTGTAAATGTAGGGGCGGTCACTAGAAACATTAATGATAATGATTATGATGATGATCATACACcaacgaagaagaagaagaagaagaagagaaagggAAAGAACAGTTGGAGGGCCAAGATCAAAGATTTCATCGACTCGAAAATGAAGAAACTGATGGATAAACAAGAAGCCTGGATGGAGAAAATGCTTAGGACGATCGAGCACAAGGAGCAAGAGAGAATGACTCGAGAAGAGGAATGGAGGGAACAAGATGCAGCAAGAATCGAGAGAGAGCACAAGTTTTGGGCCAGCGAAAGAGCATGGATGGAAGCCCGTGACGCCACTTTAATGAATGCTTTACAAAAACTGGCGGGAAAAGAACTCCGGGCTTCTCCGCATGATCATCATCAAGATTTCGCCGGCCGGAGCGAAAATCAAAACGACAACAGCAGCGAAACGAGGACCAATTCGGCCAAACGCAACGACGTTTGGCCCGAACCCGAGATCACCAGACTGATTCATTTGAGAAGTGGCATGGAAGTGAAGTTCAGGCAAAGTGGGATCGGAGAGGAGGTTCTTTGGGATGAGATATCCCACAAAATGGCTTGTTTTGGGCATGATAGGAGTGGTTTGATGTGCAGGAACAAGTGGGACGGCGTCAATAATTATGTAATGAACAAGAAAAGGAAGGAGAATTCAAGAATCTGCggttataatattaattatcagAACAATGAATCAATCTGCAACCAAACAGGAGGAGCTTACAGTGATACAAGCGAACAAGGGATTGATAATCCTGCAGTCATCCTACATGGTAATGGGAACTCTCCAtacaataacaataataataatggaGGAAATATAGCAGCAAGTGATAGCTGCTTTAGGTACTTCATGGGAGATGGCTATGGGAGAATCATGGATTAA
- the LOC140884569 gene encoding uncharacterized protein encodes MKNISICYSEHAIKVSSSSILRHSIQTAVTCIYRVKSSNQRQFFVRLKWWDRLNNKGFAFGLCDDKNSRILRRSRGTEAFKSCDSAVEIFWDFSRAKFESGPEPISRFYLVITLDSEIGLILGDMDQEILGIRERVSSKKIGESTLVSRSESFSGNAVHSTRAKFCETGTWHDVSIECFGDDDGRKNPAALYVYMDKKMVMEVKRLRWNFRGNHTIFLDGLLVDMMWDVHDWMFRPCLGCGVFMFRTRSGLDSRLWLEEKSFQHNGEEKCGFSLLISVCKNPD; translated from the coding sequence ATGAAAAATATATCGATTTGTTACAGCGAACATGCCATCAAAGTATCGAGTTCATCGATCTTGCGCCACTCGATTCAAACGGCTGTGACATGCATTTACAGAGTCAAATCCTCGAATCAGAGACAGTTCTTTGTGAGGTTAAAATGGTGGGATCGGTTGAATAACAAAGGCTTCGCTTTTGGCTTGTGTGATGATAAGAATTCAAGAATCCTACGCAGATCCCGAGGGACAGAAGCTTTCAAATCCTGCGATTCTGCGGTAGAAATCTTCTGGGATTTTTCCCGGGCGAAGTTCGAATCCGGGCCCGAGCCTATCAGCCGTTTCTACTTGGTGATCACGCTCGACTCGGAGATAGGCCTGATTCTTGGAGACATGGATCAAGAAATACTAGGAATCAGAGAACGTGTTTCTTCCAAGAAAATCGGCGAGTCCACGCTTGTTTCACGCAGCGAGAGCTTCTCAGGCAATGCGGTGCACTCCACCAGGGCTAAATTCTGCGAAACCGGGACGTGGCACGACGTTTCGATCGAGTGTTTCGGGGACGACGACGGGAGGAAGAATCCTGCTGCGCTGTACGTTTACATGGACAAGAAGATGGTGATGGAAGTGAAAAGATTGAGGTGGAACTTCAGAGGGAACCACACGATTTTCTTGGATGGACTATTGGTGGATATGATGTGGGATGTTCATGACTGGATGTTTAGGCCTTGTTTGGGATGCGGGGTTTTCATGTTTAGGACAAGGAGTGGATTGGACAGCAGATTGTGGTTGGAGGAGAAGAGTTTTCAACATAATGGAGAGGAAAAGTGTGGCTTTTCTTTGCTGATTTCTGTGTGTAAGAATCCAGATTGA